In Streptomyces sp. 840.1, one DNA window encodes the following:
- the gap gene encoding type I glyceraldehyde-3-phosphate dehydrogenase — MTIRVGINGFGRIGRNYFRALLEQGADIEIVAVNDLGDTATTAHLLKYDTILGRLKAEVSHTADTITVDGHTIKVLSERNPADIPWGELGVDIVIESTGIFTKKADAAKHIAGGAKKVLISAPAKDEDITIVMGVNQDKYDAANHHVISNASCTTNCVAPMAKVLDENFGIVKGLMTTVHAYTNDQRILDFPHSDLRRARAAAENIIPTTTGAAKATALVLPQLKGKLDGIAMRVPVPTGSATDLVVTLEREVTKDEVNAAFKKASDDGDLKGFLTYTEDPIVSSDIVGDPSSCTFDSSLTMVQEGNTVKILGWYDNEWGYSNRLVDLTVFVGSQL; from the coding sequence GTGACGATCCGCGTAGGCATCAACGGCTTTGGCCGCATCGGTCGTAACTACTTCCGCGCGCTGCTGGAGCAGGGTGCGGACATCGAGATCGTGGCTGTCAACGACCTGGGTGACACTGCGACCACGGCTCACCTGCTGAAGTACGACACCATTCTGGGTCGTCTCAAGGCAGAGGTCAGCCACACCGCCGACACCATCACCGTCGACGGTCACACCATCAAGGTGCTCTCGGAGCGCAACCCGGCGGACATCCCCTGGGGTGAGCTGGGCGTCGACATCGTCATCGAGTCGACCGGCATCTTCACCAAGAAGGCCGACGCCGCCAAGCACATCGCGGGCGGCGCGAAGAAGGTCCTCATCTCGGCTCCGGCCAAGGACGAGGACATCACCATCGTGATGGGCGTCAACCAGGACAAGTACGACGCGGCCAACCACCACGTCATCTCCAACGCCTCCTGTACCACCAACTGTGTGGCGCCGATGGCCAAGGTTCTCGACGAGAACTTCGGCATCGTCAAGGGCCTGATGACGACGGTCCACGCGTACACGAACGACCAGCGGATCCTGGACTTCCCGCACTCGGACCTGCGTCGCGCCCGCGCCGCCGCCGAGAACATCATCCCCACCACGACCGGCGCCGCCAAGGCGACCGCTCTGGTCCTCCCGCAGCTCAAGGGCAAGCTCGACGGCATCGCGATGCGCGTCCCGGTCCCGACCGGTTCCGCCACCGACCTCGTCGTGACCCTGGAGCGAGAGGTCACCAAGGACGAGGTCAACGCCGCGTTCAAGAAGGCGTCCGACGACGGCGACCTCAAGGGCTTCCTGACGTACACCGAGGACCCGATCGTGTCCTCGGACATCGTCGGCGACCCGTCGTCCTGCACCTTCGACTCCTCCCTGACCATGGTCCAGGAGGGCAACACGGTGAAGATCCTCGGCTGGTACGACAACGAGTGGGGCTACTCCAACCGCCTCGTCGACCTGACCGTCTTCGTCGGCAGCCAGCTCTGA
- a CDS encoding phosphoglycerate kinase, whose protein sequence is MKTIDELLAEGVTGKRVFVRADLNVPLSGTTITDDGRIRAVQPTVEKLAAAGARVVVASHLGRPKGAPGPAFSLAPAATRLGELLGTDVAFATDTVGDSARATVAALTDGQVAVIENLRFNAGETSKDDAERGAFADQLAELADVYVGDGFGAVHRKHASVFDLPARLPHAAGDLIATEVGVLKKLTDDVRRPYAVVLGGAKVSDKLGVIDHLLERADRILIGGGMAYTFLKAQGHEVGSSLLQEDQIPVVLEYLKRAEEKGVEFVLPVDVVVAPAFPDLKTKAPADPATVPADAMPAGQMGLDNGPETNKLYASKLADAATVFWNGPMGVFEHPDFAEGTRAVAQALVDSSGFSVVGGGDSAAAVRILGFDENAFGHISTGGGASLEYLEGKTLPGLAALED, encoded by the coding sequence ATGAAGACCATCGACGAACTTCTCGCCGAAGGGGTCACCGGCAAGCGCGTATTCGTCCGCGCCGACCTCAACGTGCCCCTCAGCGGCACCACCATCACCGACGACGGACGCATCCGCGCCGTCCAGCCGACCGTGGAGAAGCTGGCCGCGGCCGGTGCCCGGGTCGTCGTCGCCTCGCACCTGGGCCGCCCCAAGGGCGCCCCGGGCCCGGCGTTCTCGCTGGCCCCCGCGGCCACCCGGCTCGGTGAGCTGCTCGGGACCGACGTGGCCTTCGCCACCGACACGGTCGGCGACTCCGCCCGTGCCACGGTCGCCGCCCTCACCGACGGCCAGGTCGCCGTCATCGAGAACCTCCGCTTCAACGCCGGCGAGACGTCGAAGGACGACGCCGAGCGCGGCGCCTTCGCCGACCAGCTGGCCGAGCTCGCCGACGTGTACGTGGGCGACGGCTTCGGCGCCGTGCACCGCAAGCACGCCTCCGTCTTCGACCTCCCGGCCCGGCTGCCGCACGCCGCGGGCGACCTGATCGCCACCGAGGTCGGCGTCCTGAAGAAGCTCACCGACGACGTGCGGCGGCCCTACGCGGTCGTCCTCGGCGGCGCCAAGGTCTCCGACAAGCTGGGCGTCATCGACCACCTCCTGGAGCGGGCCGACCGCATCCTCATCGGCGGCGGCATGGCGTACACCTTCCTCAAGGCCCAGGGACACGAGGTCGGCAGCTCGCTGCTCCAGGAGGACCAGATCCCGGTGGTGCTCGAGTACCTCAAGCGCGCCGAGGAGAAGGGCGTGGAGTTCGTGCTCCCCGTCGACGTCGTGGTCGCCCCGGCGTTCCCCGACCTCAAGACCAAGGCCCCGGCCGACCCCGCCACCGTCCCCGCCGACGCCATGCCGGCCGGCCAGATGGGTCTGGACAACGGGCCGGAGACCAACAAGCTCTACGCATCGAAGCTCGCCGACGCGGCCACCGTCTTCTGGAACGGCCCCATGGGCGTCTTCGAGCACCCCGATTTCGCCGAGGGCACCCGGGCGGTCGCCCAGGCCCTCGTCGACTCGTCCGGCTTCAGCGTGGTCGGCGGTGGCGACTCCGCCGCCGCGGTCCGCATCCTGGGCTTCGACGAGAACGCGTTCGGACACATCTCGACCGGTGGCGGCGCCAGCCTCGAATACCTCGAGGGCAAGACGCTTCCCGGCCTCGCCGCACTGGAGGACTGA
- the tpiA gene encoding triose-phosphate isomerase has translation MTTRTPLMAGNWKMNLNHLEAIAHVQKLSFALADKDYDAVEVAVLPPFTDLRSVQTLVDGDKLKIKYGAQDISAHDSGAYTGEISGPMLAKLKCTYVAVGHSERRQYHAETDEVCNAKVKAAYQHGLTPILCVGEGLDIRKAGEQVSYTLAQLDGALKDVPAEQAESIVIAYEPVWAIGTGEVATPEDAQEVCGAIRGRLAELYSQELADAVRIQYGGSVKSGNVAAIMAQPDVDGALIGGAALDADEFVKIVRFRDQ, from the coding sequence ATGACCACCCGCACCCCGCTGATGGCGGGCAACTGGAAGATGAACCTCAACCATCTCGAGGCCATCGCGCACGTCCAGAAGCTCTCCTTCGCCCTGGCCGACAAGGACTACGACGCCGTAGAGGTCGCCGTCCTGCCGCCCTTCACCGACCTGCGCTCCGTGCAGACGCTGGTCGACGGAGACAAGCTGAAGATCAAGTACGGCGCCCAGGACATCTCGGCGCACGACTCCGGCGCGTACACCGGTGAGATCTCCGGCCCCATGCTCGCCAAGCTGAAGTGCACCTACGTCGCCGTCGGACACAGCGAGCGCCGGCAGTACCATGCCGAGACCGACGAGGTCTGCAACGCCAAGGTGAAGGCCGCCTACCAGCACGGCCTGACCCCGATCCTCTGTGTCGGCGAGGGCCTGGACATCCGCAAGGCCGGCGAGCAGGTCTCCTACACGCTCGCCCAGCTGGACGGCGCCCTCAAGGACGTCCCGGCCGAGCAGGCCGAGTCCATCGTGATCGCCTACGAGCCGGTCTGGGCCATCGGCACCGGCGAGGTCGCCACCCCCGAGGACGCGCAGGAGGTCTGCGGTGCGATCCGCGGCCGCCTCGCCGAGCTGTACTCGCAGGAGCTGGCCGACGCGGTCCGTATCCAGTACGGCGGCTCGGTCAAGTCCGGCAACGTCGCCGCGATCATGGCGCAGCCCGACGTGGACGGCGCGCTGATCGGCGGCGCCGCGCTGGACGCCGACGAGTTCGTCAAGATCGTCCGCTTCCGCGACCAGTGA
- the secG gene encoding preprotein translocase subunit SecG, producing MILAFEIALIVFSLLMMLLVLMHKGKGGGLSDMFGGGMQSSVGGSSVAERNLDRITVVVGLGWFACIVVLGLLIKLDN from the coding sequence GTGATTTTGGCGTTCGAGATCGCCCTGATCGTCTTCAGCCTGCTGATGATGCTGCTGGTGCTGATGCACAAGGGGAAGGGCGGCGGTCTCTCCGACATGTTCGGTGGCGGCATGCAGTCGTCCGTCGGTGGCTCCTCGGTCGCCGAGCGCAACCTCGACCGGATCACCGTCGTGGTCGGTCTCGGCTGGTTCGCATGCATCGTGGTGCTCGGTCTGCTCATCAAGCTGGACAACTGA
- a CDS encoding RNA polymerase-binding protein RbpA, translating to MASGNAIRGSRVGAGPMGEAERGESAPRARISFWCSNGHETQPSFAHDAQVPETWDCPRCGFPAGQDRDSPPDPPRTEPYKTHLAYVRERRSDEDGEAILAEALAKLRGEI from the coding sequence GTGGCAAGTGGCAACGCGATCCGGGGAAGCCGGGTCGGAGCGGGGCCGATGGGGGAGGCCGAGCGCGGCGAGTCCGCGCCACGGGCCCGCATCTCCTTCTGGTGCTCGAACGGGCACGAGACGCAGCCGAGCTTCGCCCATGATGCGCAGGTACCGGAGACCTGGGACTGCCCGCGCTGCGGTTTCCCGGCCGGCCAGGACCGTGACAGCCCGCCGGACCCGCCCCGCACCGAGCCGTACAAGACGCACCTCGCGTACGTGCGCGAGCGGCGCAGCGACGAGGACGGCGAGGCCATCCTGGCCGAGGCCCTCGCGAAACTCCGCGGCGAGATCTAG
- the pgi gene encoding glucose-6-phosphate isomerase, whose amino-acid sequence MNAQSRTRLNQTPEWTALGKHREQLGTTHLRELFADDPERGTGYTLRVGDLYVDYSKHLVTDETLRLLRELAAATGVAGLRDAMFRGDKINTTEDRAVLHTALRAPRDAVIEVDGENVVPAVHAVLDKMAAFSEGVRSGRWTGHTGKPIKNIVNVGIGGSDLGPAMAYEALRSFTDRGLTVRFVSNVDGADLHEAVRDLDAAETLFVIASKTFTTIETITNATSARTWLLSELKSGQEAVAKHFVALSTNSEKVADFGIDTDNMFGFWDWVGGRYSFDSAIGLSLMIAIGPGRFREMLDGFHLVDEHFRTAPAEDNVPLLMGLLGVWYGNFHDAQSHAVLPYSHYLSKFTAYLQQLDMESNGKSVDRDGRPVDWQTGPVVWGTPGTNGQHAYYQLIHQGTKLIPADFIGFAEPVEGLLPGLVAQHDLLMANFFAQTQALAFGKTPDEVRAEGVPEELVPHKTFLGNHPTTTILADRLTPSVLGQLIALYEHKVFVQGAVWNIDSFDQWGVELGKVLAKKIEPVLTRDEAAGGEEAGQLDSSTAALVAAYRERRGR is encoded by the coding sequence ATGAACGCACAAAGTCGCACCAGGCTCAACCAGACGCCGGAATGGACCGCGCTGGGAAAGCACCGTGAGCAGCTCGGGACGACCCACCTGCGCGAGCTGTTCGCGGACGATCCGGAGCGCGGCACCGGATACACGCTGCGGGTCGGTGACCTGTACGTCGACTACTCGAAGCACCTGGTCACCGACGAGACGCTCCGGCTGCTCCGTGAGCTCGCCGCGGCCACCGGGGTGGCCGGCCTGCGGGACGCCATGTTCCGCGGCGACAAGATCAACACCACTGAGGACCGCGCCGTCCTGCACACCGCGCTGCGCGCCCCGCGCGATGCCGTGATCGAGGTCGACGGCGAGAACGTGGTGCCCGCCGTGCACGCGGTGCTCGACAAGATGGCCGCCTTCTCGGAGGGCGTCAGGTCCGGCCGGTGGACCGGCCACACCGGCAAGCCGATCAAGAACATCGTCAACGTCGGCATCGGCGGTTCCGACCTCGGCCCGGCAATGGCGTACGAGGCGCTGCGCTCCTTCACCGACCGGGGCCTGACCGTCCGTTTCGTGTCGAACGTCGACGGCGCCGACCTCCACGAGGCCGTACGTGACCTGGACGCCGCCGAGACGCTGTTCGTCATCGCGTCGAAGACCTTCACCACCATCGAGACGATCACCAACGCGACCTCCGCGCGGACCTGGCTCCTCAGTGAGCTGAAGTCCGGTCAGGAGGCCGTCGCCAAGCACTTCGTGGCGCTGTCGACGAACAGCGAGAAGGTCGCCGACTTCGGCATCGACACGGACAACATGTTCGGGTTCTGGGACTGGGTCGGCGGACGGTACTCCTTCGACTCCGCCATCGGCCTCTCGCTGATGATCGCCATCGGCCCGGGCCGCTTCCGCGAGATGCTCGACGGCTTCCACCTGGTCGACGAGCACTTCCGCACCGCGCCCGCCGAGGACAACGTCCCGCTCCTGATGGGCCTGTTGGGCGTCTGGTACGGCAACTTCCACGATGCCCAGTCGCACGCGGTGCTGCCCTACAGCCACTACCTGTCCAAGTTCACCGCGTACCTCCAGCAGCTCGACATGGAGTCCAACGGCAAGTCGGTCGACCGGGACGGCCGTCCGGTGGACTGGCAGACCGGACCGGTCGTCTGGGGCACCCCCGGCACCAACGGGCAGCACGCGTACTACCAGCTCATCCACCAGGGCACGAAGCTGATTCCCGCGGACTTCATCGGCTTCGCCGAACCGGTCGAGGGGCTGCTGCCCGGCCTGGTCGCCCAGCACGATCTGCTGATGGCCAACTTCTTCGCCCAGACCCAGGCGCTGGCCTTCGGCAAGACACCGGACGAGGTGCGCGCAGAGGGTGTGCCCGAGGAGCTGGTGCCGCACAAGACGTTCCTCGGCAACCACCCGACGACGACGATCCTCGCCGACCGGCTGACGCCGTCGGTGCTCGGCCAGCTGATCGCGCTGTACGAGCACAAGGTCTTCGTCCAGGGCGCCGTCTGGAACATCGACTCCTTCGACCAGTGGGGCGTCGAACTCGGCAAGGTCCTCGCCAAGAAGATCGAGCCGGTGCTGACCCGGGACGAGGCCGCCGGGGGCGAGGAGGCCGGGCAGCTGGACAGCTCGACCGCCGCGCTCGTCGCCGCGTACCGCGAGCGCAGGGGGCGCTGA
- a CDS encoding PH domain-containing protein, translating into MPTGEGTVRLRPPANTLDPRVVGWWRTRWLLLTAGPVAVLAVLGAFLASARFWLLVCAAALAFLGAACAVLLPLWWFRTHRWEVTDEAVYVRTGALWQEWRIAPMSRIQTVDTVRGPLEQLYRLATVTVTTASAKGAVRIEGLDHELAAELAERLTRITQDTPGDAT; encoded by the coding sequence GTGCCCACGGGGGAGGGGACGGTACGGCTGCGGCCGCCGGCCAACACGCTGGACCCGAGGGTCGTCGGCTGGTGGCGGACCCGGTGGCTGCTGCTGACCGCCGGGCCGGTGGCCGTTCTGGCGGTGCTGGGCGCGTTCCTGGCGTCCGCCCGGTTCTGGCTGCTGGTCTGCGCCGCGGCCTTGGCGTTCCTGGGCGCCGCCTGCGCCGTCCTGCTCCCCCTCTGGTGGTTCCGCACCCACCGCTGGGAGGTCACCGACGAGGCGGTGTACGTCCGCACGGGGGCGCTGTGGCAGGAGTGGCGGATCGCGCCGATGTCCCGGATCCAGACCGTGGACACGGTGCGCGGGCCGCTCGAACAGCTCTACCGGCTCGCCACGGTCACCGTCACCACCGCCTCGGCCAAGGGCGCGGTCCGGATCGAGGGCCTCGACCACGAGCTGGCCGCCGAGCTCGCGGAGCGGCTGACCCGGATCACCCAGGACACCCCCGGGGACGCCACATGA
- a CDS encoding PH domain-containing protein: MSTADAPDTADAADSADARGPADPAGPASAEWRRLDRRAVLLAALVTAGVAAGAAVPTTLGLSGRLGYGPAIAWVLTGAALLIAFGAGTDYVRWRRTRYRVGAERVELHTGLLLVKKRSLARERIRSVDVTAHLLQRVLGLVTVRIGTGEHTGAESALELDPVLRAEGERLRRALLERGLTAASGSHVEGELVTLDPRWIRYAPVSFVAPALGGAAAGAVLQVSDWFGAQGQVIEWVGDRYRETSLLSLIVLLAAAGVLAGVVGALGLWVEMWWNYRLEREPGGTLRIRRGLLTSRSVSIEERRLRGVDLVEPLGVRLLGAARVDAITTGLAKDDEEQHGDHNTLLPAAPRPVADTVAAAVLRETTSPTGAALTVHPAGARGRRLRRALWTVLAPVLVCALLGALLTPVLLWIALGCAAVGLPAGVVLARDAYRGLGHALSGGYLVTRSGALRRSTAALERSGVIGWTVRQTYFQRRAGLLNITATTAAGAGAYTVYDADEAEGLEFASEAVQGLLEPFLERVPAGE; the protein is encoded by the coding sequence ATGAGCACGGCGGACGCGCCGGACACGGCGGACGCGGCGGACAGCGCGGACGCGAGAGGCCCGGCGGACCCCGCCGGCCCCGCCTCCGCCGAGTGGCGGCGGCTCGACCGGCGGGCGGTCCTGCTCGCCGCCCTCGTCACGGCGGGCGTGGCCGCCGGTGCCGCCGTGCCGACCACGCTCGGGCTCTCCGGGCGCCTGGGATACGGCCCCGCCATCGCCTGGGTGCTGACGGGCGCCGCCCTCCTGATCGCCTTCGGCGCCGGCACCGACTACGTACGGTGGCGCCGCACCCGCTACCGGGTGGGCGCCGAGCGCGTCGAACTCCACACCGGACTGCTGCTCGTCAAGAAGCGCTCGCTGGCACGCGAACGCATCCGCAGCGTCGACGTCACCGCCCACCTCCTCCAGCGGGTCCTCGGGCTCGTCACGGTCCGCATCGGCACCGGCGAGCACACCGGGGCCGAGTCGGCCCTGGAGCTCGACCCGGTCCTGCGGGCCGAGGGCGAACGGCTGCGCCGCGCCCTGCTGGAGCGGGGCCTCACCGCCGCCTCGGGCAGCCACGTCGAGGGGGAGCTCGTCACCCTCGACCCGCGCTGGATCCGCTACGCACCCGTCTCCTTCGTCGCGCCCGCGCTCGGCGGGGCGGCGGCCGGGGCCGTACTGCAGGTCAGCGACTGGTTCGGCGCGCAGGGCCAGGTGATCGAGTGGGTCGGCGACCGCTACCGGGAGACCTCACTGCTCTCCCTGATCGTGCTCCTCGCCGCCGCCGGGGTCCTCGCCGGGGTCGTCGGCGCACTGGGCCTCTGGGTCGAGATGTGGTGGAACTACCGCCTCGAACGCGAGCCCGGCGGCACCCTGCGCATCCGGCGCGGACTGCTCACCTCCCGCTCCGTCTCCATCGAGGAGCGACGGCTGCGCGGTGTCGACCTCGTCGAGCCGCTCGGCGTCCGGCTGCTCGGCGCCGCCCGGGTCGACGCGATCACCACCGGGCTGGCCAAGGACGACGAGGAACAGCACGGCGACCACAACACCCTGCTGCCCGCCGCACCCCGGCCGGTCGCCGACACCGTCGCCGCCGCCGTGCTGCGCGAGACCACCTCACCGACCGGCGCCGCGCTCACCGTGCACCCCGCCGGCGCCCGGGGCCGGCGGCTGCGCCGGGCGCTGTGGACGGTCCTGGCGCCGGTCCTGGTGTGCGCGCTCCTCGGCGCCCTGCTGACACCCGTCCTGCTCTGGATCGCGCTCGGCTGCGCGGCCGTGGGGCTGCCCGCCGGGGTGGTGCTGGCCCGGGACGCCTACCGAGGACTCGGGCACGCTCTCAGCGGCGGGTACCTGGTGACCCGGTCGGGTGCGCTGCGCCGCTCCACCGCGGCGCTGGAGCGGTCCGGGGTGATCGGCTGGACGGTGCGCCAGACGTACTTCCAGCGACGGGCCGGGCTGCTGAACATCACCGCCACCACGGCCGCCGGAGCGGGCGCGTACACGGTGTACGACGCGGACGAGGCCGAGGGCCTGGAGTTCGCGTCCGAGGCCGTCCAGGGGCTGCTGGAACCCTTCCTGGAGCGGGTCCCGGCAGGGGAGTGA
- the pgl gene encoding 6-phosphogluconolactonase → MTVVPQLVVHRDKELMAQAAAARLITKIVDAQAARGHASVVLTGGRNGNGLLAALAGAPARDAIDWSRLDLWWGDERFLPEGDPERNVTQAREALLDSVPLDPSRVHAMPASDGPHGGDVEAAAASYAAELAAAAGPEDHGPVPVFDVLMLGVGPDTHVASLFPELPAVRETERTVVGVHGAPKPPPVRVTLTLPAIRAAREVWLLAAGEDKAEAAAIALSGAGEIQAPAAGAYGRGRTLWLLDAAAASRLPRALYPPASA, encoded by the coding sequence GTGACCGTCGTCCCCCAGCTCGTCGTGCACCGCGACAAGGAGCTGATGGCGCAGGCCGCGGCGGCCCGGCTGATCACGAAGATCGTGGACGCCCAGGCCGCACGCGGTCACGCCTCGGTGGTGCTCACCGGCGGGCGCAACGGCAACGGCCTGCTGGCCGCGCTCGCCGGGGCGCCCGCCCGGGACGCGATCGACTGGTCGCGGCTCGACCTGTGGTGGGGCGACGAGCGGTTCCTGCCCGAGGGCGATCCGGAGCGCAATGTCACGCAGGCCCGCGAGGCCCTGCTCGACTCGGTGCCGCTGGACCCGTCCCGGGTGCACGCGATGCCCGCGTCGGACGGCCCGCACGGCGGGGACGTCGAGGCCGCGGCGGCCTCGTACGCCGCCGAGCTGGCCGCGGCGGCCGGACCGGAGGACCACGGTCCGGTGCCGGTGTTCGACGTGCTGATGCTGGGCGTCGGCCCGGACACGCATGTCGCCTCGCTCTTCCCCGAGCTGCCCGCGGTACGGGAGACCGAGCGCACCGTCGTCGGTGTGCACGGGGCGCCCAAGCCGCCGCCCGTCCGGGTCACGCTCACGCTGCCCGCCATCCGGGCGGCCCGCGAGGTGTGGCTGCTCGCGGCGGGCGAGGACAAGGCGGAGGCCGCGGCCATCGCGCTGTCGGGCGCCGGGGAGATCCAGGCCCCGGCGGCGGGCGCGTACGGACGCGGCCGCACCCTGTGGCTGCTGGACGCGGCGGCGGCGTCCCGGCTGCCGCGCGCCCTGTATCCGCCGGCATCCGCCTGA
- the opcA gene encoding glucose-6-phosphate dehydrogenase assembly protein OpcA encodes MKIDLTETTSSKINQALVSARRAVGAPAIGMVLTLVIVTDEENAYDALKAASDSSREHPSRIIAVIKRVSRSPRARRDARLDAEIRVGSDSGSGETVVLRLHGELANHAQSVVLPLLLPDAPVVLWWPQDAPADPAKDALGALAQRRITDTYSAEHPIDELAVRAATYQPGDTDLAWTRITPWRSMLAAALDQQPAEVISATVEGESDNPSCELLAMWLADRLGVPVQRTTSDGPGLTAVRMTTKSGDIVLDRADGSLATLCMVGQPDRAVALKRRETAELLAEELRRLDPDNIYESTVKFGVERLEKVAEPVTAKKTAPSDPPAAAKKAAPAKKAAAK; translated from the coding sequence ATGAAGATCGATCTCACGGAAACCACGTCCAGCAAGATCAACCAGGCCCTGGTGTCGGCCCGCCGCGCGGTCGGCGCCCCGGCCATCGGGATGGTGCTCACCCTCGTCATCGTCACCGACGAGGAGAACGCCTACGACGCGCTGAAAGCGGCGAGCGACTCCTCACGCGAGCACCCCTCGCGGATCATCGCCGTGATCAAGCGGGTCAGCCGCTCGCCGCGCGCCCGCCGTGACGCGCGGCTCGACGCCGAGATCCGGGTCGGTTCCGACTCGGGCTCCGGCGAGACCGTCGTGCTGCGTCTCCACGGTGAGCTGGCCAACCACGCCCAATCGGTCGTCCTGCCGCTGCTGCTGCCGGACGCCCCGGTGGTGCTGTGGTGGCCCCAGGACGCCCCTGCGGACCCGGCGAAGGACGCCCTGGGCGCCCTCGCCCAGCGGCGTATCACCGACACCTACTCGGCCGAGCACCCGATCGACGAGCTGGCGGTGCGCGCGGCGACGTATCAGCCGGGCGACACGGACCTGGCCTGGACCCGCATCACGCCCTGGCGCTCGATGCTGGCGGCGGCGCTCGACCAGCAGCCGGCGGAGGTCATCTCCGCCACGGTCGAGGGCGAGTCCGACAACCCGAGCTGTGAACTGCTGGCCATGTGGCTGGCGGACCGGCTCGGGGTGCCGGTGCAGCGCACCACGTCCGACGGCCCCGGTCTGACGGCCGTCCGGATGACGACGAAGAGCGGCGACATCGTCCTGGACCGGGCCGACGGCTCGCTCGCCACGCTCTGCATGGTGGGCCAGCCCGACCGCGCGGTGGCGCTGAAGCGCCGGGAGACGGCAGAACTCCTCGCGGAGGAGCTGCGGCGTCTGGACCCGGACAACATCTACGAGTCCACGGTGAAGTTCGGCGTGGAGCGCCTCGAAAAGGTGGCGGAGCCGGTCACGGCGAAGAAGACCGCCCCGTCCGACCCACCCGCCGCCGCGAAGAAGGCCGCACCGGCGAAGAAGGCGGCGGCCAAGTGA
- the zwf gene encoding glucose-6-phosphate dehydrogenase — MSGVPGANPLRDAQDRRLPRIAGPSGLVIFGVTGDLSRKKLMPAIYDLANRGLLPPGFSLIGFARRDWEDEDFAQVVHDAVKEHSRTPFREEVWQQLSQGMRFVQGNFDDDVAFETLRATIEELDKAQGTGGNFAFYLSVPPKFFPKVVQQLKKHGLADQSEGSWRRAVIEKPFGHDLKSAQELNQLVHDVFPPNEVFRIDHYLGKETVQNILALRFANTMWEPIWNRSYVDHVQITMAEDIGIGGRAGYYDGIGAARDVIQNHLLQLLALTAMEEPGSFHPKALVAEKLKVLTAVELPEDLGKHTVRGQYTHAWQGGQEVPGYLEEEGIDPKSKTDTFAAVKLTINNRRWAGVPFYLRTGKRLGRRVTEIAVVFKRAPYLPFESGATEELGGNALVIRVQPDEGVTVRFGSKVPGTSMEVRDVTMDFAYGESFTESSPEAYERLILDVLLGDANLFPRHQEVELSWNILDPIEEYWDKHGKPAQYPAGTWGPSEADNMLARDGRSWRRP; from the coding sequence TTGTCTGGTGTTCCCGGAGCCAACCCGCTCCGTGACGCCCAGGACCGACGGCTCCCGCGCATCGCGGGGCCGTCGGGCCTGGTCATCTTTGGCGTCACGGGCGATTTGTCCCGTAAAAAGCTGATGCCCGCCATCTACGACCTGGCCAACCGCGGCCTGCTGCCGCCGGGCTTCTCGCTCATCGGTTTCGCGCGCCGCGACTGGGAGGACGAGGACTTCGCCCAGGTCGTCCACGACGCAGTCAAGGAGCATTCCCGCACGCCCTTCCGCGAAGAGGTCTGGCAGCAGCTCAGCCAGGGCATGCGCTTCGTGCAGGGCAACTTCGACGACGACGTCGCCTTCGAGACCCTCAGGGCCACGATCGAGGAGCTCGACAAGGCACAGGGAACGGGCGGCAACTTCGCCTTCTACCTGTCCGTGCCGCCGAAGTTCTTCCCCAAGGTCGTCCAGCAGCTCAAGAAGCACGGACTCGCCGACCAGAGCGAGGGTTCCTGGCGCCGCGCCGTCATCGAGAAGCCCTTCGGCCACGACCTGAAGAGCGCGCAGGAGCTCAACCAGCTCGTGCACGACGTCTTCCCGCCGAACGAGGTCTTCCGGATCGACCACTACCTCGGCAAGGAGACGGTCCAGAACATCCTGGCGCTGCGCTTCGCCAACACGATGTGGGAGCCGATCTGGAACAGGTCGTACGTCGACCACGTCCAGATCACGATGGCCGAGGACATCGGCATCGGCGGCCGGGCCGGCTACTACGACGGCATCGGCGCCGCCCGTGACGTCATCCAGAACCACCTGCTCCAGCTGCTGGCGCTGACGGCGATGGAGGAGCCCGGCTCCTTCCACCCCAAGGCCCTGGTCGCCGAGAAGCTCAAGGTGCTCACAGCGGTGGAGCTGCCGGAGGACCTCGGCAAGCACACGGTGCGCGGCCAGTACACGCACGCGTGGCAGGGCGGCCAGGAGGTGCCCGGCTACCTGGAGGAAGAGGGCATCGACCCCAAGTCGAAGACCGACACCTTCGCCGCGGTCAAGCTGACGATCAACAACCGCCGCTGGGCGGGCGTGCCGTTCTACCTCCGTACCGGAAAGCGGCTCGGCCGCCGGGTCACGGAGATCGCGGTCGTCTTCAAGCGCGCCCCGTACCTGCCCTTCGAGTCCGGTGCCACGGAGGAGCTGGGCGGCAACGCCCTGGTCATCCGGGTCCAGCCGGACGAGGGCGTGACGGTGCGGTTCGGCTCGAAGGTGCCCGGCACCTCGATGGAGGTACGGGACGTCACGATGGACTTCGCCTACGGCGAGTCCTTCACCGAGTCCAGCCCTGAGGCGTACGAGCGGCTCATCCTCGATGTCCTGCTCGGTGACGCCAACCTCTTCCCGCGCCACCAGGAGGTCGAGCTCTCCTGGAACATCCTGGACCCGATCGAGGAGTACTGGGACAAGCACGGCAAGCCGGCGCAGTACCCGGCCGGGACCTGGGGCCCGTCCGAGGCGGACAACATGCTCGCACGAGACGGACGGAGCTGGCGGCGGCCATGA